The Cloeon dipterum chromosome 3, ieCloDipt1.1, whole genome shotgun sequence genome includes a region encoding these proteins:
- the LOC135940638 gene encoding uncharacterized protein LOC135940638 yields MSRQLFALISLLLVAAAAHAGSISYEDCGSAYSLIEVDIEGCDDGFESTCDLMVGKNASVTFRFHSDSSANSLNPDVTLTTFGLSRGVDVWPRNCDALMFTTCPIGGGQTHVYTAQLFIDTDATLAQSILTWKLYNEGTLLICMRANVVVIGPIPVAAVP; encoded by the exons ATGTCACGTCAACTGTTCGCTCTAATTTCGCTACTGCTCGTCGCTGCAGCCGCCCACGCCGGCAGTATCTCTTATGAGGATTGCG GTTCAGCGTACTCTTTGATTGAGGTTGACATCGAAGGATGTGACGACGGCTTCGAGTCAACTTGCGACCTGATGGTGGGAAAAAATGCAAGCGTCACCTTCCGCTTCCATTCAG ATTCCAGTGCGAATTCACTCAACCCGGACGTCACCCTCACCACCTTCGGATTAAGCCGCGGAGTTGACGTGTGGCCCAGAAACTGTGATGCTCTGATGTTCACGACGTGTCCGATCGGTGGCGGTCAGACTCACGTTTACACGGCACAACTCTTCATTGACACCGATGCGACCCTT GCTCAAAGTATTCTGACTTGGAAGCTTTACAACGAGGGCACATTGTTGATTTGCATGAGGGCAAATGTAGTAGTAATCGGTCCAATACCAGTTGCAGCGGTTCCATAG
- the Npc2b gene encoding ecdysteroid-regulated 16 kDa protein, which produces MKYFLLLLAVAATVHATEVRPCQQGVKFAEDDVKITNCAVPPCRLRQKSKVGVEIKLKPAEDIKSLTTNVFAVVFGVPLPFVGVDGTDACGNIYNADGTTKVGCPLRAGEEYVYKNAFDVLNSYPRIKVDVSWSLSDGSIFNEKVYHCFKIQSRITS; this is translated from the exons ATGAAGTACTTCCTGCTTTTACTGGCCGTCGCCGCCACCGTGCACGCGACCGAGGTCCGGCCGTGCCAGCAAG GCGTCAAGTTTGCGGAGGACGACGTGAAGATCACCAACTGTGCCGTGCCTCCCTGCCGACTGCGACAGAAGAGCAAAGTCGGCGTCGAAATTAAGCTGAAGCCAG ctGAAGACATCAAGTCATTGACGACCAACGTGTTCGCTGTGGTCTTTGGAGTGCCTCTACCCTTTGTAGGCGTCGATGGCACAGACGCCTGTGGAAACATCTACAATGCGGACGGCACCACCAAGGTTGGATGCCCTCTGAGAGCTGGGGAGGAGTACGTGTACAAAAACGCTTTCGACGTATTGAACTCGTACCCAAGG ATCAAAGTTGACGTCTCCTGGTCGTTGTCAGATGGAAGTATTTTCAACGAGAAGGTCTACCACTGCTTCAAAATCCAGTCCAGAATCACGTCATAA